The Bdellovibrio bacteriovorus genomic sequence ATTTATTAATAGTAAACTTTAGTTATAATTAGTAATTTCAATAATTTACGAGTTTCGTGTTCAAAATATCAAGAATATTTTGAAAAATTGAACACGAAGAAGGCGGTCCATTTAAGGCTGTAAGATAAGATTCGGATCGGTGGGCTTATTGGGATCACCGACCTTCAAACGAATCTCTAATGGAAAATGATCTGAACTAATAATCGTGTGATGCACTTGAGCTTTGATAACATCAAAGCCTCTGACGAAAACGTGATCAAGCTTTAAAAGACGTCCGTCGTTTTCTAGATCCAAATGCTCTAAGTTTAAATCTCTGAAAATACTTTTCATGATGAGATAGCGTTTCACGTTCCATGTGTTGAAGTCGCCGGCAAGCACAATGGGACCTTTGAATTCACTCATCTTCGCAGCAATTTCATACAGTGACGCCGTAAAGGCTTTTAGCGTGACGAAGTTAAGAACGTGCGTGCAGACGAAAAGAGCTTTGGTGCCGCCGAAATCGTATTCATTAAAAAGGGTCAGCTTTGGAGTGAGCCAGAAGAGCTCTCTGGTTTTTGCGCGGATAAAATCGACAGATGCGGGTGGAAGTTTTGCTCCGATAGCAACACCCGTACTTCTTAAGTCTTTTTTGTAGTGAAAGCTTTGAGCCAGGTGCCATTCGTAAGTTGCAAAATCCTGCTGCCAGATTTTGGGCATTTTATCGTCGACCAAAGCTTCTTGAAGAAGGATAAAGTCTTTTCCCTCACCTAGCTTTCGAAAGTCTTTTTCAAAGATATGGGCTTTTTGTCCCTTATACACATTCCATACGAAAATATCGAACTCTGAAGTCGGAGCTGGCAGATTTTGCGCTTCTCCGATTTTCAGAAGGACTTTTTCTTTCGTAGGTATGATGTATGGAACCATTCTTTATTTCACCCGACTTAAATAGCTTTCATCCACCGTCGTAACTTGAAGCGACTGCGCTTCTTGTCTTTCTTGTTCAGCTAGCATCGTTGAAAGATATCTTTCCGTGTAGCTTGGAACAATCACGACGATGTTCTTTCCACGATTTTCTTCTTTCTGCGCCAGACGAAGTCCTGCAGCGATCGCGGCCCCTGATGATATTCCAACCGGAATACCTTCTTTTTTGATCACTTCTCGAGCAACTTTCATGGATTCTTCAGACGACACTTGCTCAACTCCATCAACGACAGAGCGATCCATTACACTAGGAACAAATCCTGCGCCCAACCCTTGGATTTTATGTGGACCCGGCTTCCCACCAGAAAGCACGGCGCTTTCAACGGGTTCTACCGCGATCATTTTTACTGAAGGTTTTTTAGCTTTAAGTACTTGGCCAACACCTGTGATCGTGCCAGACGTTCCGACACCGCTGACTACGATATCAACTCCCCCGTCTGTGTCGTTCCAGATTTCATTCGCTGTTGTTTGCTTATGAATTTCTGGATTTGCCGGGTTATCAAACTGGCGAGGTGTCCAGGTGTTTGGATTTTTTTCCGCAAGCTCCATGGATTTTGCGATTGCCCCTTTCATACCCAGGGGGCCTGGAGTTAATACGATTTTTGCACCAAGCAATAGCAAGAGAGTTCGTCTTTCTTGCGACATTGTTTCAGGCATCACCAGCGTGATGGAATAACCTTTCGCCGCAGCTACAAAGGCCAAGGCGATCCCCGTGTTACCGGAGGTGGGCTCTAAGATCTCCATCCCGGGCTTAAGCTTTCCCGTGCGTTCAGCATCTTCAATCATCGCAAGACCGATACGATCTTTCACCGAACCCAGTGGATTGAAAAATTCAAGTTTAAGAAGAAGTCGCCCCGGAAGCCCCTTCCCGATTCTTTGCATTTCGATCAGTGGGGTTTGTCCGATGGTCTTTGTGATGTCTGAGTATATTTTCATGAGAGCCTCTGCTAAGGATGTTCTAAAGGGCCTTAATAAAGAATACTCCCAAGGTAGAGGATGTTAAAGATTTACTTCTGCCGGTCGAGGAAAATAAACTCAGTGTATAGATTTGAGAATCAACTCCTAACAAACATCTGTCATATTGCAGGCAGTCCACGAGCATTTTCATATTGATAACGTATTAATAATAATGTGAATTTGTTTATAGGAGCTTTTGACCCATGAGTAAACTGAACATCATCTTTCTGATTCTCTTTGGAGTTGTCCTAGGACTGGGCTGCTACTCGTTCATTTACGCCAAGGGCTACTCCTATATGTCGGATGATCCCAAGGCCTGCGTGAATTGCCATATTATGAATGAAAATATGGACTCATGGATTAAGGGCACGCACCATCACGTCGCAAAATGCAATGATTGCCATCTTCCGCACAACATCGTCGGTAAATATGCAGTGAAGGCTTTGAATGGCTTTAATCACTCTGCGGCTTTTACTCTGCAAAACTTCCCCGATCCCATTCGTATTCGTGAGCACAGCCTGAAAGTCGTTAAAAGCTCATGCTTAAGCTGTCATCAGCCCATGGTTCAAGCGATGAATCATGGTGGCAAAAATATCAATGAAGAGACCAATTGCCTGCATTGTCACCGCAACGTTGGACACGTGAAATAGGAGTTCATTATGACAAAATCAAAAGGGATTTTTCTAGCTGTCGGAGGAGCTGCCATAGCCACAGTCTTGTTGACGGCTCTTCTAGTGAATATCTTTGAGCGCAAAACGGAAGCGAAGAATGTTTTCTATCGCGTAGTGGAACTTACGGATGACATGGATGATCCAGCGATTTGGGGGAAGAACTTTCCTCATCAGTATGATTCTTATCTGCGCACGGCAGATATGCGCCGAACGAAGTACGGTGGTTCTGAGGCTTTTCCTCATGTGCCGACAGAAAAAGATCCTCGTGATGTCGTATCTCAACAAAAGCTGGATGAGGACCCTCGCTTGAAAATCATGTGGGCGGGCTATGCGTTTTCTAAAGACTTCCGCGAAGAACGTGGACACGCTTATATGCTTTCGGATCAGATCTTTACGGAAAGACAGAATGTCACGAAACAACCGGGGACTTGTTTGAACTGTCATGCTTCGACTTACGTGCTTTATAAAAAATTAGGTGATGGCGACATCACTAAAGGTTTTGAAGAGATGAACAAGATTCCATATAAAGAAATCGTTCACTCTGTGAATCACCCCGTCTCTTGTATTGACTGTCATGACCCTTCGACGATGTCTTTGCGTGTGACTCGCCCGGCATTTATTGAAGGCATTCGTGCTTTCAAAGCGACTCAAGGAATTAAAGAATACGACGTGAACAAGATGGCGACTCGTCAAGAGATGCGCACCTTCGTGTGCGGTCAGTGTCACGTCGAGTACTACTTCAAAGGTGCTGATAAACGTCTGACTTATCCTTGGGCCGATGGTCTTAAAGCCGATCAAATTTTGGAATACTATAAAAAAGACAGTCATAAAGACTGGGTGCATGCTGAAACTGGGGCGGCTGTTTTAAAAGCACAACATCCCGAGTTTGAAATGTTCAATCAGGGAACACATGCGCGCGCGGGTGTGGCTTGCGTTGATTGTCACATGCCTTATGAACGTATGGGTGCCATGAAAATCACGAACCATCATGTGCAAAGCCCTCTGCTCAATATCAACAAGGCCTGCCAAACTTGCCATAACGTTCCCGAAGCAGAGCTGAAAGCGCGAGCTGAAACCATCCAAGATCGTCATATGGAGCTTCGTAATATCGCGTTTGATGCGCTGGTTGATTATATCAAGGATCTTAAAGAGTTTAAGGACGTTGATTTGACGAAGACTCCGAATAAAAAGTTGGCGGAGGCTCGCGATTTACAAAAGCAGGCTCAATTCTTATTTGATTTTGTCGAAGCTGAAAACTCTTCAGGCTTCCATGCTCCTCAGGAATCTGCTCGCGTATTAGGTCTCTCAATTGAAAAAGTCCGCGAAGGTCAAAAAATAGTCGCTGAACTTCGAAGAGAAATGAAAACCACGAAATAATGCCTTGGTATCGTAAAGTAATTAAGAAATTAGCGTCGATGGAGTTAGCAGTTTTAATAATTGCCTCCATCGCCGTGATAATTGCTATCGGCACTGTCGTTGAAGCTAAGTACGATGCGTGGACTGCGAAGAATTTAGTCTATGCTTCCATTTGGATGTACGTTGCAATGGGAGCGCTAGTGACGAGTCTGATTGCCGTCATTGTGGATCGCTGGCCCTGGAAGCCCCGTCACGCTTCTTTTATTTTCGCGCATGTTGGAATTATCATTCTTATATACGGTTCGCTTTTAACTCAAGTTTTTGGTGTCGATGGAACTGTTCGCCTTTCAAAGACGGAAGGCCCGGTTAAAGAAGTGACTGTGCAAGACACGGACATTGTGATCTACCGCTCCCCGGATGGATCTGATTACGAAAAGATTTATACCGAAGAGGTGAACTATTTAAAATATCCAGTAACGACAGACAAGCCCGTTTTAATCAAAAGCCGTGATCTTAATTTCGAAATATTAGAGTCTATTCCCTATTCTGTGCCGAAGCTTCAGGTCGAAGCTTCTCCGCAACCTCAAAGTGGTGCTGCGGTTCGATTTCAGTTGGCAAATCCCAATGTCAGTCAAGTGGACTGGTTAGTTCAAAGAAATGTTTTTGAAAAAGTAGAAGCCCAAGTGGGACCAGTCTTAATTACTTTAGGAGGACTCTGGGATCGCAATCCTTCCATCAATGAAATTCGCTTCAACATCAATGAAAAAGGCTCCTTGACGTATGCACTTTATGGAAGAGATGAAACAAAACCTTTTAAACAAGGAGTTGCTAAAGAAGGTGATCTAGTTGAAACCGGATGGATGGGTTTACAACTTCGTATTCTTCGCTATTTACCTAAAGCTGTTCAAAAATATGATGTGACTCGATTGGATCATCCGGTCCCTGGAAGCTCCCCTTCACTTCGCGTTCGTTACAACGGACAAGAAAGCTATTTATTCTTAAATGACTACGTCAAAGTGTTCACTGAAAATCGCGTGTATTTGGTTTCCTATCAGAATCGTCGACTGCCATTGGGGTTTGAAATTTCCCTCGATGAATTTAGAAAAACTGATTATCCGGGCACGATGCGCGCGATGGCTTATCAAAGTGCTGTTAATTATGATGGTGGAAATAAGGCGCTTATTTCTATGAATGAGCCTTTGAAGTATAAAAAGTTTTATATCTATCAGGCGAGTTTTGAGGAAGGGCCTAATGGGATTGTGAAGGCTTCTGTTCTCTCAGTGAACCATGATCCGGGTCGCGTCTGGAAGTATTTTGGCTCTGCAATAATGTGTCTAGGAATAGTCCTTTTATTTTACTTCCGTAAACGAAAGAATGCTCAACCATCGTAGTATTTTGATACTCCGAAACAATTTGCTCCTTATGTACTCTTAAAAAATCTCCAGAAACTCCGATAAGTTATTCGTGGAAAAGCTTATTCGGTTCGTTTTTGGTACAAGTTTCTTCTGCGTCCTATTGCTAGGGCTCACGTCGTGTATTGATACGAGCATGTTCAACAATATGTCTTTGATCCCTGCAGAGCTGACAATTATCGATGGCGGTGTCGAGAAAAAAGTTCCTGTAGGAGACTCCTCTCTTCTCACTAAAGATACTGCCATCAAAATCATCGGCGTTACGAAACCGAATTCAAAAGTTAAAATTTATACTTCTGCTGCAGACCCGGCTTGTCAGTTTGAACCTCAAGATAGCGACATTATCGGCACTGGAGACGCTCGTGGAATTGATTTTAGCATTGATCTAAGCACACTGCCTGAAGGTCGCCATGTTATCTGCATGTACGTAGAAAATCCAGCGGGCACCACCTGGTCGAAGCTTACAGAGATCATTATTAAAAGATCCGTTCAAGCGTTTTCGGGTCTTCACGTATTACCTGCAGACCGCAGTACTGCGCGACAGCCCGAATTTGCAGGTGTTGCTGAAAAAGATGTACAACTGGCCCTTTATGCGGGAGGAACTTGTAGTGGCGTCGCACTAGAATATCTGAAAGCAGACTCCTCAGGCAATTTCTCGATTCCTCTTTCCGCTTTAAATTCTTTGCTGGTCGATGGTCACTTCACTTATTCGATTCTTGCGACTGATGTTTTAGGTAACACTCGTTGCTCGCCAGGTGTGGGCTACACTTTAGACACCACTATCTCCGCGACGGTGATCAATGCTGTTCTTCCTGCGAGTCCATCGAACAACGATTCACCGACCATCGATGGAACTACAGAAGAGAATTCTCTGGTTGAGTTATTTAATTCAAGTACTTGCACAGGGAGTGCGATTGGTAGCTATAGCACGAATACGTCAGGAGCTTTTTTACTAAATCTTGCCACACCACTCACTGTGGAAGATACCTATGCTTTAACCGTTAAAGTCACCGATGACCTTGGAAACTTTGAATGCTTTAGTGCTCAAAAGCAGGATTATATCTATGATGTCACACCACCTGCTCTTAGTATTGTGTCTCCCGCAGCGAACTCGTCTTTCCAAAATAATTTTACTCTAGATTTAACTTGTGAAGAAGCGGCCGCGATCGTTGTTGGCGGCGACGTGAGCTCTTCTATTTCGCAGAGCTGCACAGGAGGCACGCTCTCTTTGTCACCGTCGCTATCTGGAGTAGATGGTGCCAAGACAGTTACTGTCACCGCGACAGATGCGGCGGGAAATGTAACAACCCGAAATCTTAATTTAATAAAAGATACGACTCCACCGGCACTTCCTACAGTGACTCGTTACTCTGCAAGTCCTACTTCCGCGGACTTTGTCACAATGACGGTTTCAAGCTGTGCCGATGTAGCACAAGTTCTGGCGAAAGAAGACTCTTCCATCCCTACGGGCGCGGAGGCGAATTGGGTTTCTTGTACAACGGCGGCTGGTGGCATTTCCTTTAATTTAAGTACGGCCGGGACACAAGGAACTCGAAACGTTCGTGTCTTTGTTCGCGATGCCACAGGAAATATTCAACCTTCATTTGCAAGTGTGCTCGTAGATTACGATACACTTCCTCCTTCGATTTCACTTAATGCAATTCCCGGTTTCTTAGGAACGAATAGCTACTACGAATTCAAATGGACTCTGTCTGAAGGAAATGTGCCGGCAGGCGCTCAGTTTACTTTAGAGTACAGTCAGAACTCGGGTTCCTCTTGGACTTCTCTTTCGACTACACCTGTTGGCATCACTGGTGCTGTGAACAGCAAAATTTATAAGTACAAACAATATTTACCGTCTACTCCGGGCGCGACGATTTTTAGAGTTCGCTTAACAGATGCCACGGGTCAGACTGGATATGGAAGTCAGGCATCCATTCTACTTTATGATATTACTCCACCAGAAATTACAGCGCATTCATTCTTGATTGCGGGTTCAGAGGGACCAGTGACAACTTATAATCCGTTTGTGAAGGTGAGTTTTTCTGCAACGGATAACCAGACTCCCGTGACTCAGTTTTGTTTAAAAAATGATTCCGCTGTTCCTGCGTTAAGTAATGCATGTTGGATCGCGATTGATGCTCCGGGTGTCGGTGTTCCCGTTGACCTCAACGTCACACTGACTGACTACGATCATTTGGTGGACTGGCGTCAGGGCACCTATACAGTCTATTTATGGATCCGCGATCAGGCGGGAAATATTTCTAGCAATGTGGGGCCTGTAAATAATGGGACGGACCGAATCGCAGTCACTTATTCACCTATTCCAGATCCTACTTTGACGGAATTGATTGTTGCTAAAGATGCTTCGGCGACCGTTCAGCCTGATCCTTGGGATCTTGTGACGACACCGGGAACTTCTTTGTATTTAAAATGGAAGCAGAAAGTCTATCACGGCACAGCCGCAGTAAGTCTTTGGTATACTTTGAATGGAACTGACTTCACGTTGATTGAAGAAAATGCGGAATCAGGTTCTGTTCTGTCATGCAGTGCCGCTGGTGCCGTGGATGCTTGTACTTATAACTGGAGTTCGCCTGTACCGGTCAATACGACTTATATGATTCAAGTTCGTGTCACTGATGGTATTGGTCAAACTACGACCAAGAATACAGTTTACATTAGCAACCCGAACTTCCGCCCCATTGCGGGAAATACTGATCCCGGTACGAATGGCTCTGCGAAGAAAGCGGCGTTCCGTGGACTAACGCCAGACAGTGGGTCTTTCGTAGTGACTCGAAATGGTTTGTTATTCTTCAGAGACGTCGCTCGTGGACTTCTGATGGTGGATCCCAATAATGGAGTTCAAAAAATTGCATTAAAACTTACAGACACGAGTACGGGCGATGGCGGCTCTTTGGCTTCCGCAACTTCGCAGGGAATTTTAAAGATTGCTTTGGACTTTGAAGATCGCGTTTTAGTCTTTGAACCTGACCGCATTCGCAGAATTGATACACGAGCATCGCCGATGACAATCGAATCTATCATTGGTGCTTTTAACGATGGGCGCGTTGGCACGAATGCGGCTGACTATGTTGCAGATCCTCATGATGTGAAGATCAAACTTCATCCGACGACGAAAATGTATGGTATGGGTTCGCCTTATCTGAACTTCTTCGCACTCCCTAATGGCGACATTTACTTCCAGACGGAAGCGATTTTCGCGACAAGAGCCGCCGGCGCGCGCATTCGCGTTTATCGTGGTAGCGCGGTTGAACCCTACGTCGACACTTTGCGAGTCGGCGGTGCTGGTGATTATCAAGATCCTTCAACGGATATTGGCGCTTGGGATCTTGGGACGCTTAATTTTATTTATGATCCGTTTTCTTATGTCGTTTCTAAAGCTTATGTTTCGGTGAATCATCAGATACCGGGATGTAACTATTTTTACTTTTCGCAAGTAAGCCCAACAACTTTACAGTCTCTGGGAAGCGGCCATCCCGTGTCACCCTTCTCTCCTTGTACAGCCGCATACCGGGTTCAAGGCATGAACGGACAAATGTACTCCATGAACCGCATCAATCCATGGGCATTTCAAATTGTAAAATTCGATGGAAGCTCCGGGTGGAACGTGGTGGTGGGCTCCGGCGAACGCAGCAGCTGTGCAGATGGTACGGCTGCGGGGTCTTGTCCGATTATTCCCAATGATCTTTTCGTTTCCCAGACTGGACAAGTCTATTTTAGGGATGATGGACAAATTCGTATTGTAGGCAGTGATAATCGCGTTTACACACTTTTTGGATACAACCTAAGTAGCGGTGATGGTGGTCATCCTATGGAGGCTCGTCTCAATGAAATTGCTTCTATTGATCATGGCGTGAATGACAAAGTGGTTGTGCTCGACACTCAAGGAGGAAGATTCCGTGAAGTGAATTTCAAAGGAACTCCAGGCATCACAACAATTGCAGGAACGGGCTCAGACGCTCCGGGATCCATCACTCCATTAGGAGTTGCAGCCAATACAAGTCCGATCGGCATGGGATGGTCTGCACCAGGCCGATTTGTAACCAATCCGACGAATGGAGATGTTTATTGGTACTGTGGCGGATCGCATAGTATTTGTCGACTCAATCGCGCCAGCAACGTATGGCAAAATGTTTTCACTCTCGGCGGAACAGTTCCTTATGAGACAGCCGCAGGATATTTTTACTGGGATCTTGATATTCCTACTTACCCTCTTGCACCACTTGCTTTTTACAATAACTCATTACTTGTTGGTCTTGATTCTTGGGGCGGCACTGAACACTTCAGAAGAGTTTGGCGGGAGTTTGATCTGACTAATGGGTATTCACGATTTACCTTAGGAAATGGAAATTACGTGTCTGCCGCAACCTGTAACAACGGATCTTCGGCTTCTTGTATTCCAGAGTACTACTACTTCTCATGGGGTGCCGGAGCTGGAAGCCCGATTCATCAAACCAATATCGCGGGTAACAACTATTGGCTCTTCCTGAACAACGGGCAAAAGGACGTTATTCGTGTAGGCGCAGGCAGCGTGACCAAGATGTTCTCTCTCTCTGTAAGAGCTCAATCGATTTTCTACAAATCGCCGTATCTTTATTACTGCTCGGCTCCTGAAAACGGTCCGGCAAAACTTTATCGCAAAAACTTCAACTCCCCTTTTACGGAAGTGGAACTCATTCTGCCACATGGAAGTGCTTGCACTGGAAACAAAATTATTTTCAAAAATGGTGCAGGAACAGAGCCTGATCGACTGGTATTCCCGATTCGACAAAATGGTATTTTTGGTTTGTCGGAGTTTTTGGATCCGGAAAATTACGTTCCGTAATTTTCATTTGTATCCGCGCAAAAATCTTTACTGAATTTTCCTGTTTATTGTCAAACATCTAAACATTCCTTTAAATTGAAACGTTTTGTACGCATCTTGTGACCTTACCTATCGCCTCTGGCATAATGACCTTTGTGGAGGCGAACATCATGATGAAGTTCTTTATTCTGCTTGTACTACTGACTACGTTTTTAACCTTCAAGGCGTATGCGGATTCCGCTGTGGGTGTTGTCATTGGAGATCCGACGGGTGTGTCTGGAAGACTGGGTTTAGATGGTAAACATTCCCTCGAAGGAGCTCTTGCATATTCATCAGGTCATTATGACGGGCTTCATATCCACGCCACTTACCTTTGGGATCGCGCTCGCACTTTTGCCGTGCAGCGTGGCGGTCCGATTGAGACGTATTACGGTCTTGGGGTGCGGTTGATTAACTTTAATAAGGGTGAACACGATGGCGAGCTTGCCATCGGACCGCGAGCCCCGCTGGGTCTGCTTTATAATATCGACAATCCGGACATTGAGATCTTTGGGGAGGTGTCCCTCGCGGTAGATTTAATGCCGGAAACGAATGTGGACTTGGATTTGGGAATTGGGGTGCGGTTGAGATTTTAAGTCCTTGATATAAGCGAATGTTAACCACTGCTGCCATTATCGTTTCGCATCATGTTGAAGGAAGAAAAAGCGATACAATTTGTAAACTTTTATTTAGCTTAAGTCACCTTAACATGAGACTTAACATGCCGACCAATAGCCCTAAGAAACTCCTAAGTATCGTGAGTCCTGTCTACAGGGCTGAGAAAATCGTACATTTATTAGTCGAAACAATCGAAAGCTCACTAGGCCATTTCCAAGGAAGTTTTGAAATCATTCTTGTCGAGGATGGGAGTCCCGACGGAAGCTGGACTGCCATTGAAGAAGTCTGCCGAAATAATCCAAGAGTGAAGGGTATAAAACTCAGCCGCAACTTCGGGCAGCATGCCGCTATTACTGCCGGCCTACAATCATGTTCGGGAGAGTGGATCGTAGTAATGGACTGCGACCTCCAAGACAGGCCTGAGGAAATTGTGCAATTGTACAAAAAAGCTCAAGAAGGTTTTGATATCGTTCTTGCTCAAAGAATTGAGCGCCAAGATCATCTTTTTAAAAAAAGTTTATCAAAATTATTTTATAAAATCTTATCTGCTCTAACCGGCACGACTTTTGATCCATCTATAGCAAACTTTGGAATATACCGAAGTAAAGTCATCGATGCCGTCCGCAGCATGAACGAGCCAATTCGCTTTTTCCCGGTAATGATAAAGTGGTGCGGCTTCAAGTCTACTTCGCTACCGGTTCAACACGCCTCAAGACAGGACGGCGGCTCTACCTATAGTTTTTCTAAGCTTTGCGCACTTGGGCTCGACATTGTTCTTGCCCACTCAGATAAACCTCTTCGCATGGTTGCTGGTTTGGGGTTGGGTATGTCGGGCATATCACTTCTACTAATGATCGCAGTCATCATCCGGGCTTTGACAAACGGATTCGCTGTATTGGGTTACGCCAGCCTTGTTACCCTGATGCTTTTTTGCACCGGCATGATTGTCTTCATACTGGGAATTATTGGCCTTTACATCGGCAAAATTTTTGAGGCTACTAAGCAGCGTCCGATTTATTTAGTTTCCGAAAGGCATAACTTTGAATAAACCTGATAAAAAGGTCATACTTTTTCTAATGACCGAAAAAGGTCTTCGGGTCTTAAACAGAATAATTGCTGATTTTACATCAGAAAGAATTTCCTTTGTCGTAACATGCAAAGACCCGGCCGTAGATAATGACTTCCACAGTGACATAGTCGAAACATGCAGTAAAAACAATATTGAAGTTTACACTAAATTGCCCCAAAAAATTGCAACAGAAAACGAACTTTATATCGCGATCTCCTGGAGAACTCTCATTCCTATTTCGGACGGAAAAAGGTTGGTAGTTTTTCACGACTCACTACTCCCTCGTTATCGAGGTTTCAACCCGTTGGTTTCGGCCCTAATTAACGGTGAAACAACAATTGGCGCCACCGCATTAATCGCTGATGAAAAGTATGACCGCGGAAAAATTCTTTTACAGAAGAGCGCAAAAATTGAGTATCCAATAAAGATCCAAACCGCAATTCAACGTATTGCTGGCATATACGAAGAACTCGCTACAGATATTGTTAGCAACTTTCTTTCAGGTAAAAAAATGGAAGAAATCGAGCAAAACGAAGAGAATGCAACATATAGTATATGGCGAGATGAGGAAGACTACAAAATTGACTGGCACTTTGATGCAAAACGCATCCTTCGCCAGATAGATGCAGTGGGTTATCCTTACAAAGGGGCATCCACAACTCTCGAACAAAAAACAGTACGTATCATGTCTGCTGAAGCAGTAGATTCTTTGCTCTTTGAAAACAATTCTCCCGGGAAGATTTTCGAGATTGAAGGCGGTTATCCGATTGTCTTATGCGGAAGGGGCCAATTAAAAATAACCGATCTTCGTGATGAATACGGACAAAGTTTACTGCCCTTGAAAAAACTGAAGCTTCGCTTCGGTGCAAAGTAGACCGGAGCTGAATAAATGTCTGAATTTCAAAAAATCGATGGCATATACTTTTCCGAATCAAAAAAGAACGTCTCCTATCCAGAACAGGGAAATGATACTTACTTTGAAATTGAAGACAAAAGTTTCTGGTTTAAACATAGAAATTTGATCATCGAAAAGGTCCTGAAAAAGTATGTTCCGGAAATGATCGACTTTTATGACTTGGGAGGAGGCAACGGTTTTGTTGCACAAAAAATTGCTTCCATGGGCTATAGCGTGACCCTAGTTGAGGCCGGGAGCGGTGTGTTTAATGCGTTAAAAAGAGGAATTGATAATGTATATTGTGCGGATATAGTTGGCTTCAAATCGACGAAGCCAAATGCCGTTGTTGGCTTGTTTGATGTCATCGAACATTTTGACAAACCCGAAAACGTTTACAAAAGCATCCACGAAAACATGCCAGGGGTTTCAAAGCTGATATTAACTGTACCTGCCTACAATTGGCTATGGTCGGACGAGGACATTAGAGCTGGTCACTTTCGAAGATACACAATGACAAGCCTGAGAAAAGAACTGAATGACGCTGGCTACGAAGTCGTTTTTTCCTCCTACTTCTTTAGCTTCCTCATCCTTCCGATCTTCCTTTTCAGAACAGTTCCTTACTTGCTACGAAAGATGAGTCGCGAACAAAAAAATAAGGCAGGTATTCAAGAGCACAGGTCATCACACATTGGGCAAATTCAGAACTTAGTGGAAAAACTATTATCAGTTGAAGGCAGCCTGCTTGGAAAAATTCCATTTGGAGGCTCAATTATTGTAGTGGCTAAAAATAAAAAACAGATTTAATCACCGAGATTGCTTTTATTACATTTTCCGTTTTCCAATAATTTTTCTACGAGATTTTCTTTGGGTTTGTAGACAATTTGCTCAAAGGTTTCGAAGTAATCAGACTTAGGCGACCGAAACGATCCCACTATTTCGTAATCACTGGCAAGGTTGATATCAAATTGCTCCAATACTTCTGCGGATATGGACCTTGGGCCATTGGGCTCAATCAACAACCATGCAACTCCTAGATTCGAACATGAAACACGAGACAAGCCTCTTTTTGCATGCAATACGCT encodes the following:
- a CDS encoding class I SAM-dependent methyltransferase, encoding MSEFQKIDGIYFSESKKNVSYPEQGNDTYFEIEDKSFWFKHRNLIIEKVLKKYVPEMIDFYDLGGGNGFVAQKIASMGYSVTLVEAGSGVFNALKRGIDNVYCADIVGFKSTKPNAVVGLFDVIEHFDKPENVYKSIHENMPGVSKLILTVPAYNWLWSDEDIRAGHFRRYTMTSLRKELNDAGYEVVFSSYFFSFLILPIFLFRTVPYLLRKMSREQKNKAGIQEHRSSHIGQIQNLVEKLLSVEGSLLGKIPFGGSIIVVAKNKKQI
- a CDS encoding methionyl-tRNA formyltransferase, which produces MNKPDKKVILFLMTEKGLRVLNRIIADFTSERISFVVTCKDPAVDNDFHSDIVETCSKNNIEVYTKLPQKIATENELYIAISWRTLIPISDGKRLVVFHDSLLPRYRGFNPLVSALINGETTIGATALIADEKYDRGKILLQKSAKIEYPIKIQTAIQRIAGIYEELATDIVSNFLSGKKMEEIEQNEENATYSIWRDEEDYKIDWHFDAKRILRQIDAVGYPYKGASTTLEQKTVRIMSAEAVDSLLFENNSPGKIFEIEGGYPIVLCGRGQLKITDLRDEYGQSLLPLKKLKLRFGAK
- a CDS encoding glycosyltransferase family 2 protein, coding for MLTTAAIIVSHHVEGRKSDTICKLLFSLSHLNMRLNMPTNSPKKLLSIVSPVYRAEKIVHLLVETIESSLGHFQGSFEIILVEDGSPDGSWTAIEEVCRNNPRVKGIKLSRNFGQHAAITAGLQSCSGEWIVVMDCDLQDRPEEIVQLYKKAQEGFDIVLAQRIERQDHLFKKSLSKLFYKILSALTGTTFDPSIANFGIYRSKVIDAVRSMNEPIRFFPVMIKWCGFKSTSLPVQHASRQDGGSTYSFSKLCALGLDIVLAHSDKPLRMVAGLGLGMSGISLLLMIAVIIRALTNGFAVLGYASLVTLMLFCTGMIVFILGIIGLYIGKIFEATKQRPIYLVSERHNFE